The DNA sequence GACGACTACCTCGACGTGGTCAGTGACGAGGAATCCCTTGGCAAACCAGTGGGCAGTGACATAGCAGAGGGAAAGATGACCCTCATGGTTGTGAAGGCACTTGAGAGGGCATCAGAGAAGGACAGGGAGAGGCTGATATCCATCCTGGGCTCCGGGGACGAGAAACTTGTGGCAGAGGCCATAGAGATATTTGAACGATACGGGGCAACAGAATATGCCCATGCTGTGGCCCTGGACCATGTGAGGATGGCAAAGGAACGCCTCGAGGTACTTGAGGAATCGGATGCAAGGGAAGCCCTCGCCATGATAGCCGACTTCGTCCTTGAAAGGGAACACTAGGTGGTGCCAGTGGAGGACCTTGTCTACAGGTACGCACTCCTGAACGCTGTGAAACACAGGGGAAGGGCAAACCCGGGGGCCGTCATGGGGGCCGTCATGAGCAACGAACCTGAACTCAGGAAGATGGCGCCCCAGGTTAAGGAAGCAGTTGAGGCCGCTGTTGAGAGGGTTAACAGTTTAAGCCCCGAGGAGCAGCAGCAGGAGATGGAGAGGCTGGGCCTTGAGATCACCGAGAGGAAACAGAAGAAGCGGAAGGGTCTAAGGGAACTGGCCGGGGTGAAGGGTGAGGTGGTCCTCAGGTTCGCCCCCAACCCCAGCGGACCCCTCCACATAGGCCATGCAAGGGCCGCGATCCTCAACCATGAATATGCAAGGAAATATGACGGCAGGCTCATCCTCAGGATAGAGGACACGGACCCCCGCAGGGTTGACCCGGAGGCCTACGATATGATTCCAGCCGACCTTGAGTGGCTGGGCGTTGAATGGGATGAGACAGTTATCCAGAGCGACCGCATGGAAACCTACTATGAGTACACAGAGAAACTCATAGAGAGGGGTGGTGCGTATGTATGCACATGCAGGCCGGAGGAGTTCAGGGAACTCAAGAACAGGGGAGAGGCCTGTCACTGCAGGTCCCTTGGTTTCAGGGAGAACCTCCAGCGATGGAGGGAAATGTTCGAGATGAAGGAGGGCTCAGCCGTTGTGAGGGTTAAAACGGACCTGAACCACCCAAACCCTGCCATAAGAGACTGGGTCTCAATGAGGATCGTTGAGGCAGAGCACCCACGCACCGGTACACGCTACAGGGTCTACCCCATGATGAACTTCTCAGTGGCGGTTGATGACCACCTCCTTGGCGTGACACACGTCCTGAGGGGTAAGGACCACCTGGCAAACAGAGAGAAGCAGGAGTACCTCTACAGGCACCTTGGCTGGGAGCCCCCCGAATTCATACACTACGGGCGCCTGAAGATGGACGACGTTGCACTCAGCACCTCGGGGGCCCGTGAGGGCATCCTCAGGGGTGAGTATTCTGGATGGGACGACCCACGCCTCGGAACCCTGAGGGCCATTGCAAGGAGGGGTATACGACCGGAGGCCATAAGAAAGTTAATGGTTGAAATCGGCGTAAAGATAGCAGATTCCACAATGAGCTGGAAGAAGATCTACGGCCTCAACAGGAGCATCCTCGAAGAGGAGGCCAGGAGGTACTTCTTTGCTGCAGATCCTGTTAAACTTGAAGTGGTGGGTTTACCCGGACCTGTCAGGGTTGAAAGGCCCCTACACCCGGACCACCCTGAAATCGGGAACAGGGTACTTGAACTGAGGGGTGAGGTGTACCTGCCGGGCGATGACCTTGGGGAAGGACCGCTGCGCCTCATAGACGCGGTTAACGTGATCTACTCTGGGGGTGAACTGAGGTACCACAGTGAGGGCATCGAGGAGGCCCGTGAACTCGGCGCTTCAATGATACACTGGGTCCCTGCAGAGTCCGCCCTTGAGGCCGAGGTCATCATGCCGGACGCCTCCAGGGTGAGGGGAGTCATCGAGGCTGACGCATCAGAACTGGAGGTTGATGATGTTGTGCAGCTTGAGAGGTTCGGCTTCGCCCGCCTGGATTCTGCAGGCCCAGGAATGGTCTTCTACTATGCCCACAAATGATTTTTCTGTTTTCTGGGGTTTATAATTCCTTTTTTAACAGGGTATCCCTGAGAAAGAATTTTTTGTTTTCCAGCAGTGATCCGGCTTCTTCACAGGCTGGGGATTCAGCACAGCAATTTTTATTAACTCCAGTGGACTACATGATAATATCATTCTTCTCGTGTTGAATTAACTTCTGGAGGATAAATCATGGTGACTGTAAACGAGAACTACCTGCTACTTAAAAGCAGCTACATATTCTCCGAGATAAACAGGAGAGTTGAGGAATTCCAGAGAAAAAATCCTGACGCTGACATAATCAGGATGGGTATAGGTGATGTGACAAGGCCCCTCCCGGAGGCAGTTGTTGAGGCCTTCCACAGGGCCGTTGATGAGATGGCAGAGGAGGAGACATTCAGGGGCTACGGACCGGAACAGGGATACCCCTTCCTCAGGGAGGCCATAGCAGAGAACGACTACGCTTCAAGGGGAGTTGATATCACAGCAGATGAGATCTTCATAAGCGACGGTGCCAAGTGCGACACAGGAAACATCCAGGAGATCTTTGGACTCGACAACGTTGTCGCTGTCACAGACCCTGTCTACCCTGTTTACGTTGAGAGCAACGTCATGGCAGGACGTGCCGGCCCGGCAGACGACGATGGAAGATACAGTGGACTTGTCTACCTCCCATGTACAGAGGAGAACAGCTTCATACCCTCCCTCCCAGAGGAGAGGGTGGACCTCATCTACCTCTGCTACCCCAACAACCCCACAGGAACAACACTGACAGAGAAACAGCTTGCTGAGTGGGTGGACTATGCAAGGGACAGTGGCAGCTTGATACTCTTCGATGCAGCCTACGAGGCCTACATCCAGGAGGATGGGATACCCCACAGCATCTACGAAGTCGAAGGTGCAAGGGAAGTCGCGATTGAGTTCAGGAGCTTCTCAAAGAACGCGGGCTTCACAGGTACAAGGTGTGCCTTCACGGTTGTACCTGAAGAACTTGAGGTCCCTGACAGCAGCGGAAGGATGCACTCTGTGAGGGAACTCTGGAACAGGCGCCAGACAACAAAGTTCAACGGAGTCTCCTACCCGGTCCAGAGGGCGGCCGAGGCTGTCTACACACCTGAGGGGCAGCGGGAGATAAGGGAATCCATTGATTACTACATGGAAAACGCCAGGATAATAAGGGAAAGCCTTGAAAGGGCAGGTTTAAGGTACTATGGTGGTGTAAACGCACCATACATCTGGATAAGGACGCCCGAGGGAATGGACTCCTGGCAGTTCTTTGACACCCTCCTCAATGATGCTGAGGTCGTTGGGACACCGGGCTCAGGTTTCGGACCAAGTGGTGAGGGTTACTTCCGTCTCACAGCCTTCAACTCCTTCAGGAACACTGTGAAGGCCATGGAGAGGATATCAGAGCTGAGCTTCTAGATGATACTGATTGTTGATGGTAGAGCAGTCACCATCACGGAAAAATAAATAATTAATTTTTTAATTCATGGCTGAGTTTATTGCCATATATGCGACACTGGTACCCATGTCGAGGTCCCTCTGGACTGTTGATGGGCTCTTTGTCCTCGTCCACCTTGACCAGTCACTCCTACCGTTGAGGTAGCCCTGCTTCATCAGTGTGTAGAGGTCCCCTGACACATACTTTATTCTGGGTGCAAGGTACAGCGCCTGCCTCTCATAGCCTGTATGGAGTGATGATGACTCCCCGCTCACACAGTGGGGGGCGCTGAAGGTGTCTGTTATGTAGTGGCTTGCAACCCCGAAACAGTAACTCGCATACCTGTAGTTCCTGTTCCTGTAGGCACTCCTTCCACGGTCGAGCCATTTCTTCGCCTCGGTGAAGCTCCTGGGGAAGCTGTGTCTCACTGTATCATGGAACTTCTCATCAGGGTCGTTGGACCCGTCGACCATGGCGTTGAGGTTTAACCTGGGTTTCTTGTGGGAGGGTAGCTTCTCGTATATGGCCTCTGCTGTGTCGTAGTGGGTCACAGTCTTCCAGGCAAATGAGGCGGGTGTAAGGAGCATCATAAGAACAAGGATTAAGGACACACCCCTTATCTTCATGGTGAAACCTCCATTTAGTGGGTGGTACCTTTACATGTATAAATTTATTGTTGAGAATGGTGTTACTGATATAAAAAAGAAAAAGAGTGGGGGTTTATTTTCCTGCTCCGCCCCTGAGGAATCCGAAGGCCACAAGACCAGCGGCAACAAGGACACCCACGATACCGTAGACATACCATGAGGAGTCACCGCCACTGGCGCCTGATGTAGCATTCTTAACCTCATAGGCCTTTGAAGGGGTTGATGCAGGCTCCTCTGACACTGAGGATGCAGCGCCCACCTCTGCGGGTGAAGCCGCAGTATCCACACCCGGTGAATAACCTGAGTGTCCGCCGCTGATACCACCAGCTGAACCTGAAGGAACACCACCGGTTGAACCTCCCTGGGTTCCTCCGTTGTTAACTGGTGTTCCACCGTTGTTCACAGGTATAAGGTCCTCGAGGGTCCTGTTGGATGGGATACTGAAAATATACTGAAGGGCATTCATGGAGCCAGTTCCACCTGCAAGGAGTATGCCAAGTTCCTCCTTGTTTATAAGACGTTCCGCGGCTGTACTGACAACCGGTGCTGATACCAGGTTTGGTGAGGAGTAATCATGCTTGTAGAGTCGGATGTACTCTTCGTAGGAGTTGGATCCTGATGCAAACCTTGGGCTCTGCCATGTGATAACTGCAACCCTTCCAGTGTTTGTCTTTTCATCCCATATTATGATGTAGCCCACCATTCCATTCATACCGCCGCCTGTTGTTTCCAGTGTTGTCTCATCACTTGTCAGCCTCTGGTTGGCGTAGGTTCCCTGTCCCGCTGAAACACCGAGGAGCATGAAGAGTATGTCGTCCTTACAGTTATCGAGTGTTGTGACATAGATGTACTTCTCGTTTTCCCCCTTGGGTAAGTGTTGAAGATGTAGTCGGCTATGAGGTAACCTGGTGAGCTTCCACCACAGACGTGGTTGTGGAAGAGCCAACCCATCAGCACGTCAAAGGGTGGATCGTATGGTAGGACCTCTTCTATTCTGTAATTGGATGAATTCTGAACAACAAGTGTTCCGCTTGTGATGTTGTAGTACATTGATTTGATTATCTTCTGTGTCCCGTTGATCAGACAGAAGTCGAATTTCAGCTGACCCCAGAGCGGTGCATGTACTGGTAGAAGTGTTTTCCTGCTGAGTCTTGATCCGAGGATGTCATAGATTCCATCCCAGATTGGACTGGTCTCCTGGTTGTTTAACCTGACGTAGCCTGCTGATGTGAGGACAAATAGCTGATAGTCATCCCTTTCAAGATTTATACCCATGGCCTGGAAGAGCTCTACAGCCTTCTCTGCCGCAAGGCGGCCGATGTTCTTGAGGTCCCCGTATGTTAGATTGCCTGTACTGTAACTGCTGTTAGATGGGGTTGCATTTATAAGGTTTGTCTGGTTGAGGATGTAGTTGAGGTCAAGCCCGGCTGCGGCGATGGTCGTGTTACCCTTTGTGGGTTCATATCCCATGAGGTAGTTTACCTGGTCCTGTGTGAGGTTGTCGAATGCGTAGAGGATCTTCACAAGGGTTTCTGGACTTGTTGTTAGTTTTTTAACTGCCCATGCGTTGAATTTAAGTTCTGATACTGCTGTTTCACCGGTTTCCTGTTTGTATTTGCTGATGAGGTCCTGAAGGTTGTAGGCCATTATGATAAGTGTACCTTTTTTTGTCTTTGAGTTCCATCGAATGAAACCCACAATGTTGGTGTCTTCAGTTGTGTTGAACCCCACATATGCCCTTTTACCGGGTGTCGCATCCATGGCATATATGAAGACGTCATCGTCTGAACCGCCGGGTACACCTATGACCTGGTAGCTCACACCCTCCAGTGGTAGGCCGAATTCATTTGTAGCAGGGTAGTATTTGAGGAGTGTTTCTATCATTCGTAGCCGCTGATTGTTCCCATGCAGACGTGGCCGTGGAATGCTGCTTCCCTGAGGATGTCTGCTGAGAGTCCTATGGCCCAGGCGTTGGCCAGGCTTGCTATGGGGAATGTGTCGTTTCCAAGTTTTTTCTGCAGTGCCTGGTACTGTGTGAGGGTCATATTCTGTGAGACCGTTCCAATGTAGATGGGTGTCATGCTGGCGTTTTTGAAGTAGGCGAGTATGAGGTCGTTACCTTTCCTTACTATGAATGCGAAGTCCAGTGGATCGAGTCTGGTTTTTCGGAGCATCAGGAGGTTTCCTTTACCATAGCTCACTATACCGCGGGCCTGGTTGAGTATACCCTCCAGGGCGTCCTCTGTCGTCTGGTTTTTGTAGTATGCTGTTCCTGCTGTTGTTATGACCAGGACCTCACCGGTTCTGGTGAAGTTGAGGATCTGGTCTGCCTTCTTTGTTGTTTCCCTTCCCAGTTTGTAGGCTTCTGTGGCGTTCATGGTGAGTGAAAGATGGGCTGCGTATACCGTGCCGTAGTCTGTTAGCTGGAAGGTATGTGAGAGTTCCCTGTATCCGGGGGCACGGATTTTTACTGTGAATTTTGTGGTGTTTGTGATGTTCTCTGGTAGTTGAATTTGATTTTGGTCATGTTTGCTGCCGGGTCAAATGTTCTGGTGAAGTTTATCTTTGTCCCGTTTTCGTCTGTCAGTTCCTGGATGTCAGGGTTGATATTGCCATTATCGTCGGCGTATTCATATTTGACGTCAACCCCCACCTCACAGTTTGTATCAGCTGCACTCACCGAACCTGTAAGTGCCACAGCAACGAGAAGAACCATGAAAACCATGAAATACTGTCTTTCCATACCTTTTTCACCTCCTTTTAATTTTATCATTAAAAATAATGATCTTACTAACATATAAGTCTTAATTATTACTACTTGGGTGATGATGGGATGTATTGTAATACTCACTGCTTTAAAAGGAGAACTGTATGGAATTATCCTGAGATGCTCAGAACAAAATAGTTTTAGAAGAACTGCATAAAGTGATCAATTAACTGAGAATATGGTAGAAAAGAAAAAAGGATGGATTACTTTTTCCTCTCGATCTTGATCGCGATTGGAGGTTCAATTCCCTTCTTACGGATCACCACACTGTGGCTCCGAGGACGAGGAGGATTATCAGCCATGCAGGTATCACGATGACCGTGTCGCTGGTCTCAAGGGTCTTTGTCTGATGGAAACGTCCATACTTTATCTCTGTCCGGGCGGTGTATGGTCCGAATTCAAGCCATCCCGGCTTCCATGTCTCAACCAGTGTGTAGCTGTCCTCAGGGTAGACGACACCATCGATGGGCACCCTCTGTTTACCGGTTATCCCAGTGAGTTCAATGGCCCCTGTCATGTTTGCCTGGACTGTACCTGTATTTTTGAGTTTGTAGGTGAACTACCGGGCATGAAGCTCAGAAGTATGGTGGGTGCTTTGTGGTCCTCCAGTTTGAGTGACTCGATGATCGGCCCGGGGAGACCCACATATATGGGTACCACCAGTTCGACTCCCTGGACTATCTGTATCTGTCCAGTGGCTGCATTCTGGACCGGCACTCCCCTTATCACCAGGGCCCCTGCGGCGTCGAGGTAGTTTATCTTTCCAGGTGCGTTGACCGTGAATCTTATCTTCCTTGACTCCCCGGGTTTTAGCCTGAAGGTCGTGTTACCTTCGATGGTGATCCACTGGGCTATACCCCTGTCAGAGTACACCAGGTTCACACTGTCCATGAGGAGCCTCTTCTTGGTCACGTTGACGCTTACCTCCTCCTTGCCGATGTTCCGCACCGTGACCTCGCCGCTCACTGAATCTCCTGGCTTGAGGTTGTATCGGAAGTCTGCCGGTGATGCCCAGAGGCCTGTTGCCACTGCAGGTGCCACGTATCCGACTATGAATATGATCATTAAGAGGGCTGTTAAGTGTCTGACTTTCATGGTTCATCCACCTTTAAAATGAGTTTAAATCTTAAGGTATTAAAAGATTTTTAAAAATAGGAAAAAAAGTTGGGTTTAGAATTGGAGTTTATGGTGCAGGTGAGTTATGCTTCACTGCTGTGTATGTGTTTGTTATTGTGTATGTGCCGTCCTCTGTGAATGGGGGTACAAAGAGTCTGAGTGTTGTTGTCCATGTTGTCGGGGTACCTGCTCCCTGGGATGCCTTGTTCATGTTGTCATATATCTTAAGGGAGCTGGTTGTGATGTTCTGGTAGTTACCTGTGACATTACTGAAAATATTGAACCCTGTTATTGGTATTGTATCTGTAGCAGTTGGGCTTGTGAATGCTGATGCGTCTGCCTTGACGTAGAGGTCTATCTTGACGTTACCTGTGTTACTTACTGTGAAAGCAGGGCTTGTTCCTTCACTTCCTGCGGCAATGCTCCCGAAGTTAACATTCGGTACAACTATTGAGATGGCCTCTGGCACTGTAACTGTAACTGTCTGGCTTGCTGTTGCCGCGTAGGATGGTGAGCTGTATGCACCTATTGCCACCACAAACACAAGGGCAACCATAAGCGGGATTACTCCCATTAACTTTTCCCTCATATTGATCACCTGTATTTCAGATAAAAATTAATTGTCACAGCATGTTATATAAATCTTTTCATTTTTCGTGACACCAGAAACATATATTTGAAGTATATGTGACTGAGTTCACAAAAACAGGTTTTCGATGGCAGCGGTTTGGTCAGGTTGCTGTGTAGATGAGTGTTGTCTGATAGGTACCGGGGTCAGTGTAGGGGGGTACCCGTGATGTAAAGGCTCATGGTTACACTCCTTGATCCATGGAGAAAGAACCCTCCGGTGTATGTCATTATGGTCTGATCGGAGGTCGTGAAGGACCTCTTGCTAAGGCTGGGGGTGCTGAATTTGAGGCTGGATAGGGGTATCCTGAGTGAACTGTCAGCCGTGTTCACAAGGTTCCCATCGGCCCTGACAGAAAGGGTATCCTGCCAGGCAAAGAAGTATGTCACAGTCGCTGTTACAGCGTTGGGGTAGCTCCTTTCGATGCCATCAGGGTAGACAGTCCCCAGGTTGATGCTTGAGGGCTCCACCTCTATTGATGCTGACAATGAGAGTGGCTGAACCCCACCCCCGCCTTTAACAGTTTTATTCACTGCAGAGGAATTGTTACCTGTTTCATTTGCAGCCGCGGCTGTGAAGATTCCCCCCACGATTAGAAACAATAAAATCACGGAAATAACTGTCGTCCTCATGAAATCCCAACCTTCATATAATATTGCAAGAACACCTTTTTATATAATTTTCGATAGGTCGGGATGTCTTCCTTATTCCTGGACTAGAGGGTGCGGATGATCATCCTCCTCTTCGTGTGTCTCCTGAAGTCGAGGGATGTTGATACCCTGCTGAGGTACCTCCTGCTGATCCTAGCTGCCTCTCTGATTTCATCGTCACGGGGTCTGCGGGCGTCGAGGCTGTTACCATGGGCAACATACCCTGTTATCCTGTAGGGAACATCCCATACTGACAGGAACTCTGCAATCCCCTCAATCTCATCAAGGTCAACAAAGCCAGGCACGAGGACCGTTGAGACCTCAATCCTCTCTGAACCTGAGAACTCCTCTATGCATTCAAGGACCTCCCTGTTGGACTCCCCGGTCAGCTGGATGTGTTTCTCCTCGTCGAGGGCCTTGAGGTCAACGTGGACCTCATGGAAGGTGCTCATCCATAGAACATCCCTGCGGGTGCCGTTGGGCGATATTGTCACATGGAAGTCTCCTGCGAGGATTTCGGTCAGTTCAGGAAGGTCCTCCTGGAGTGTGGGTTCACCCCCTGCTATGAGGACCCTCTCTACCCCGGTTTCATCACGGATCCTCTGGATTAGATCTGCTATCCTGTCTGGGGAGTGGTTCATACATCCTGATGGTTTGAAAAAGCAGTACCTGCACCTGAAGTTGCATGTTGGTGTCAGGACGGTTATGATGTCGCTTACAGATATGTGTGAGAGCTGGATGTGTTTCACCTCTGGATGGCATGTTTTTATATCTGTGGTATGTGTTATGGCCCGGTGTGTTTCACCTCGAAATGCCACTATATCCTTCGTATGGTATATATGTGGCGGTCAATTTTGGCATGTTTTCAACCATATCTGCCAGCGGACCACCTCAGAGCAGGATCACCATTAACGTTGATGATGAATACATTGATGAGGGGTATATGATTTCTACAGATCCATTCTTTCCTCTTTGAACACCCTCAGAGACCTTGAAAGTGCTGTTGATTCTGCCATAGATGCTCCTATAAGGATCGCTAGTAGTATTTCATCACCACCCGCGTCCAGGCGTTTTGCAGCCTTAATATGTGTTTTAAGACAGTGTTCAGATCCAAGGGCTGCTGCAGCTCCAACCCCTATAAGCTCCTTTGTAACCAGTGGGAGCGCATCATTAGATAGAATCTTCTCCATTTTGTCATAATATGCTTCCAGGATCTCTGGCTCGTCCTCCAGGACTTTAAATATCTCTGGTATAAAACCAAAAAATTCCTCGATCTTTTCCAATATTTTCTCCATCCCTTAACCCCCTACACACATTATATTGGTGGATAGTAGAATATAAAATCAGGTCTTGTGGAGATGCTGCTTCAGACCAGGCCCCCATCCTGTTGTTTGCAACAGCCGTCAAAAAACCATATCCGGGGCTCTAAGATTACTAAAAAAATTCTGTCTGACCTATGAGGGCCCTAAACCCTGTGGCGTAGAAGAATAGGCCCTAAATTTTTTCATGGCTGGGGCTGCATACCATGATATGATCATTTCTTGATCATTCCAGACCCTACTTGAAGAGGAGGGTAGGGTTT is a window from the Methanothermobacter thermautotrophicus str. Delta H genome containing:
- a CDS encoding FmdE family protein yields the protein MIETLLKYYPATNEFGLPLEGVSYQVIGVPGGSDDDVFIYAMDATPGKRAYVGFNTTEDTNIVGFIRWNSKTKKGTLIIMAYNLQDLISKYKQETGETAVSELKFNAWAVKKLTTSPETLVKILYAFDNLTQDQVNYLMGYEPTKGNTTIAAAGLDLNYILNQTNLINATPSNSSYSTGNLTYGDLKNIGRLAAEKAVELFQAMGINLERDDYQLFVLTSAGYVRLNNQETSPIWDGIYDILGSRLSRKTLLPVHAPLWGQLKFDFCLINGTQKIIKSMYYNITSGTLVVQNSSNYRIEEVLPYDPPFDVLMGWLFHNHVCGGSSPGYLIADYIFNTYPRGKTRSTSMSQHSITVRTTYSSCSSVFQRDREPTPTRG
- a CDS encoding carboxymuconolactone decarboxylase family protein encodes the protein MEKILEKIEEFFGFIPEIFKVLEDEPEILEAYYDKMEKILSNDALPLVTKELIGVGAAAALGSEHCLKTHIKAAKRLDAGGDEILLAILIGASMAESTALSRSLRVFKEERMDL
- a CDS encoding zinc dependent phospholipase C family protein; this encodes MKIRGVSLILVLMMLLTPASFAWKTVTHYDTAEAIYEKLPSHKKPRLNLNAMVDGSNDPDEKFHDTVRHSFPRSFTEAKKWLDRGRSAYRNRNYRYASYCFGVASHYITDTFSAPHCVSGESSSLHTGYERQALYLAPRIKYVSGDLYTLMKQGYLNGRSDWSRWTRTKSPSTVQRDLDMGTSVAYMAINSAMN
- a CDS encoding GTP 3',8-cyclase MoaA, producing MKHIQLSHISVSDIITVLTPTCNFRCRYCFFKPSGCMNHSPDRIADLIQRIRDETGVERVLIAGGEPTLQEDLPELTEILAGDFHVTISPNGTRRDVLWMSTFHEVHVDLKALDEEKHIQLTGESNREVLECIEEFSGSERIEVSTVLVPGFVDLDEIEGIAEFLSVWDVPYRITGYVAHGNSLDARRPRDDEIREAARISRRYLSRVSTSLDFRRHTKRRMIIRTL
- the gltX gene encoding glutamate--tRNA ligase, whose translation is MVPVEDLVYRYALLNAVKHRGRANPGAVMGAVMSNEPELRKMAPQVKEAVEAAVERVNSLSPEEQQQEMERLGLEITERKQKKRKGLRELAGVKGEVVLRFAPNPSGPLHIGHARAAILNHEYARKYDGRLILRIEDTDPRRVDPEAYDMIPADLEWLGVEWDETVIQSDRMETYYEYTEKLIERGGAYVCTCRPEEFRELKNRGEACHCRSLGFRENLQRWREMFEMKEGSAVVRVKTDLNHPNPAIRDWVSMRIVEAEHPRTGTRYRVYPMMNFSVAVDDHLLGVTHVLRGKDHLANREKQEYLYRHLGWEPPEFIHYGRLKMDDVALSTSGAREGILRGEYSGWDDPRLGTLRAIARRGIRPEAIRKLMVEIGVKIADSTMSWKKIYGLNRSILEEEARRYFFAADPVKLEVVGLPGPVRVERPLHPDHPEIGNRVLELRGEVYLPGDDLGEGPLRLIDAVNVIYSGGELRYHSEGIEEARELGASMIHWVPAESALEAEVIMPDASRVRGVIEADASELEVDDVVQLERFGFARLDSAGPGMVFYYAHK
- a CDS encoding LL-diaminopimelate aminotransferase codes for the protein MMVTVNENYLLLKSSYIFSEINRRVEEFQRKNPDADIIRMGIGDVTRPLPEAVVEAFHRAVDEMAEEETFRGYGPEQGYPFLREAIAENDYASRGVDITADEIFISDGAKCDTGNIQEIFGLDNVVAVTDPVYPVYVESNVMAGRAGPADDDGRYSGLVYLPCTEENSFIPSLPEERVDLIYLCYPNNPTGTTLTEKQLAEWVDYARDSGSLILFDAAYEAYIQEDGIPHSIYEVEGAREVAIEFRSFSKNAGFTGTRCAFTVVPEELEVPDSSGRMHSVRELWNRRQTTKFNGVSYPVQRAAEAVYTPEGQREIRESIDYYMENARIIRESLERAGLRYYGGVNAPYIWIRTPEGMDSWQFFDTLLNDAEVVGTPGSGFGPSGEGYFRLTAFNSFRNTVKAMERISELSF